Proteins encoded within one genomic window of Streptomyces profundus:
- a CDS encoding SAV_6107 family HEPN domain-containing protein, with product MTGFPTDVHPVPRRAPAPPAALDLLAQAERGLAEAAVAPDPGDAFVAAHLAALRAAAAVLAVRARAEVTPRGRRRIRSVWEVLPEVAPELMEWSVLFAASAERRARIDAGIRGVATRADADELRRAAGFFLRLVEEMLLRQPVLRADHGAGGSTAK from the coding sequence ATGACCGGATTCCCGACTGATGTGCACCCCGTGCCGCGCCGGGCCCCCGCGCCCCCCGCCGCGCTCGATCTACTGGCCCAGGCCGAACGCGGCCTGGCCGAGGCGGCGGTGGCGCCCGATCCGGGCGACGCGTTCGTCGCCGCGCACCTCGCGGCGCTGCGTGCCGCCGCCGCCGTCCTCGCGGTACGCGCGCGGGCCGAGGTCACCCCCAGGGGCCGCCGGCGCATCCGCAGCGTCTGGGAGGTGCTGCCCGAGGTGGCGCCCGAGCTGATGGAGTGGAGCGTCCTGTTCGCGGCCAGCGCCGAGCGGCGGGCGCGGATAGACGCCGGCATCCGAGGCGTGGCCACCCGGGCCGACGCCGACGAACTGCGCCGCGCCGCCGGGTTCTTCCTCCGCCTGGTGGAGGAGATGCTGCTGCGCCAGCCGGTGCTGCGCGCCGACCACGGAGCCGGGG